A window of Cryptomeria japonica chromosome 3, Sugi_1.0, whole genome shotgun sequence contains these coding sequences:
- the LOC131078365 gene encoding proteasome subunit alpha type-3, translated as MGSIGTGYDLSVTTFSPDGRVFQIEYATKAVDNSGTVIGIKCKDGIVLGVEKLIASKMLLEGSNRRIHAVHRHAGMGVAGLAADGRQIVARAKSEASSYESMYGEPIPVKELCDRVASYVHLCTLYWWLRPFGSGVILGGYDRDGPQLYMIEPSGVAYRYFGAAIGKGRQAAKTEIEKLKLSEMTCREGIVEVAKIIYGVHDEAKDKAFELEMSWICDESKRQHEKIPADLLEEVKALAKAAHEDMDAD; from the exons TATGAtttgtcagtgacaactttctctCCAGATGGCCGAGTCTTTCAAATTGAATATGCTACAAAGGCTGTTGATAACAGCGG AACTGTGATTGGCATAAAGTGCAAGGATGGAATTGTTTTG GGGGTAGAGAAGCTCATTGCTTCTAAGATGCTTTTAGAAGGATCTAACCGAAGAATTCATGCTGTCCATCGTCATGCTGGCATG GGTGTTGCTGGGTTAGCAGCAGATGGTAGGCAAATTGTGGCTCGTGCAAAGTCAGAGGCATCTAGCTATGAAAG CATGTATGGTGAACCAATCCCtgtgaaggaactctgtgatcGAGTTGCTAGCTATGTACATTTGTGCACACTTTATTGGTGGTTAAG GCCTTTTGGATCTGGAGTTATCCTTGGAGGTTATGATAGAGACGGTCCTCAACTGTATATGATTGAGCCATCAGGAGTAGCCTAC CGATACTTTGGGGCAGCAATTGGCAAGGGCAGGCAGGCTGCTAAAAC TGAAATAGAAAAGTTGAAGCTCTCTGAAATGACTTGCCGAGAAGGAATTGTGGAAGTTGCAAAAAT AATATATGGAGTGCATGATGAAGCAAAAGATAAAGCATTTGAGCTGGAAATGAGCTGGATTTGTGATGAATCAAAGAGGCAACATGAAAAG ATTCCGGCAGATCTTTTAGAGGAAGTCAAGGCATTAGCTAAGGCAGCACATGAAGACATGGATGCAGACTAG